In Leptolyngbyaceae cyanobacterium, a genomic segment contains:
- the cheB gene encoding chemotaxis-specific protein-glutamate methyltransferase CheB, with the protein MDRVVRVLVVDDSAYIRKVVKKMLSRSPFIEVVGTARDGQEALELVEQLHPDVLTLDLIMPNMDGLELLHALRKRRPVPTIILSIASETGEMALEALAAGAVDFVQKPTALATEKVLDITEELIQKVKAASVVSLANLQKVVGSVAPPAMVLPMVGSKTIDMVVIGISTGGPQALSFLIPQLPADLSVPMAIVLHMPVGYTELYANRLNEMCSVKVVEAKDGVEVSPGVVLVAPAGRHLKFSRQPDGKVVTVLDARPFDTLHRPSVDVLFQSAAEVFGDRVLGVVMTGMGSDGKQGAAWVKSAGGTIFSEAEKTCVVYGMPRSVVEAGLSDRVIPLDQMASAILDML; encoded by the coding sequence ATGGATCGAGTTGTGCGTGTTTTAGTTGTAGACGATTCTGCTTATATTCGCAAAGTTGTCAAGAAAATGTTGTCGCGCAGTCCTTTTATTGAAGTAGTGGGGACGGCTCGTGATGGCCAAGAGGCTCTGGAATTGGTCGAACAACTCCACCCTGATGTTTTGACTCTTGATTTGATTATGCCGAATATGGATGGGTTGGAGCTTTTGCACGCTCTGCGTAAACGCCGGCCTGTCCCAACAATTATTTTGAGTATTGCCAGCGAGACGGGGGAAATGGCTCTTGAGGCGCTGGCTGCCGGTGCGGTTGATTTTGTCCAAAAACCAACGGCTTTGGCAACGGAAAAGGTTTTAGATATTACTGAGGAGTTGATTCAAAAGGTAAAAGCTGCTTCTGTTGTGTCTTTGGCTAATTTGCAGAAGGTTGTGGGTTCTGTTGCGCCTCCTGCAATGGTTTTGCCGATGGTTGGTTCTAAGACGATTGATATGGTTGTGATCGGTATTTCTACTGGGGGCCCTCAAGCTTTGAGTTTTTTGATTCCTCAGTTGCCGGCGGATTTGTCTGTGCCGATGGCCATTGTTTTGCATATGCCGGTGGGCTATACAGAGTTATATGCAAATCGTCTTAATGAAATGTGCTCGGTTAAGGTGGTGGAGGCTAAGGATGGTGTGGAGGTTTCTCCGGGTGTGGTTTTGGTTGCACCGGCTGGCCGGCATTTAAAATTTAGTCGTCAGCCGGATGGTAAGGTGGTGACTGTTTTGGATGCTCGTCCGTTTGATACTCTCCACCGGCCTAGTGTTGATGTTTTATTTCAATCGGCGGCTGAGGTTTTTGGTGATCGGGTTTTGGGCGTTGTAATGACGGGAATGGGAAGTGATGGTAAACAGGGGGCTGCTTGGGTTAAATCGGCTGGGGGTACTATTTTTTCTGAGGCTGAGAAAACTTGTGTGGTTTATGGGATGCCTCGCTCTGTGGTTGAGGCTGGTTTGAGTGATCGGGTTATTCCTCTTGATCAAATGGCTTCGGCGATTCTTGATATGTTATGA
- a CDS encoding response regulator, translating to MLVTTYIEMLNSNKQTNPVSTKKGLVLIVDDDRGMRQILRFLVEKEGFQVIEAVNGEEALLFYKHYSPDLVLLDAMMPVMDGFTCCYQLCNSEQSFPVPVLMVTNLNDNASIVRAFEAGAVDYVTKPINRAILQQRVQRLIEQHRLMQQVRQMNDTLDNYAQKLNVAIRERTTELERSLEFESALKHITDRVRDSLNEGTVLQTVVQELCWALELGCCNAAIYDLENRLTHVKYEYTASIGGYQNRTIHMDSSLEIYQQLLRGESVQFCSLAAHSDRGKVSLFAFPLKDEEVIGDIWLISYADRVLNDLEIRLVKQVINQCVIAIRQARLYETAQAQVKELQCLNQLKDDFLSTVSHELRTPLTNMLMAIQLLERFMSQNLMLSQESSELSDNVNKCNSYLQILHSECDREINLVNDLLDLQRFEAKEQRINIISLNFQDWLSQEIEGFMLRVQSHRQTFEVNVADSLPLVRIDPLSLQRILTELINNACKYSPPEASIILIATKKEAFPPTICLSVINTGVTISPDEFERVFDKFYRIPNGDPWNKGGTGLGLALIKRLVKLFGGSIWVTSEANETCFTVELPAE from the coding sequence ATGTTAGTCACAACATATATAGAAATGTTAAATAGCAACAAACAAACTAATCCAGTCTCAACTAAAAAAGGTTTGGTTTTAATTGTAGATGATGACCGGGGAATGCGACAAATTCTTCGCTTCTTAGTTGAAAAGGAAGGTTTTCAAGTTATTGAGGCTGTTAACGGTGAAGAAGCTTTACTATTTTACAAACATTATTCTCCCGATCTTGTCTTACTAGACGCAATGATGCCGGTTATGGATGGCTTTACCTGTTGTTATCAATTGTGTAATTCCGAACAATCTTTTCCGGTGCCGGTTTTAATGGTGACTAATCTAAATGATAATGCTTCTATTGTCCGTGCTTTTGAAGCCGGCGCAGTTGACTATGTGACAAAACCTATTAATCGGGCAATTTTACAACAGCGAGTTCAGCGGCTTATTGAACAACATCGTTTGATGCAGCAAGTGCGGCAAATGAATGACACACTAGACAATTATGCTCAAAAATTGAATGTTGCAATTCGAGAACGAACCACTGAACTTGAACGTTCTTTAGAGTTTGAATCGGCTTTAAAGCATATTACGGATCGGGTTCGTGACTCGCTTAACGAGGGCACAGTTCTGCAAACTGTTGTTCAAGAACTTTGTTGGGCACTAGAACTAGGATGTTGCAACGCGGCTATCTATGATTTAGAAAACCGTCTTACTCATGTTAAGTATGAATATACTGCTTCTATTGGAGGCTATCAAAACCGAACAATTCACATGGATAGCTCTTTAGAAATTTATCAGCAACTTCTGCGAGGAGAATCTGTGCAGTTTTGTTCTCTTGCTGCTCACTCTGATCGCGGGAAAGTTTCTCTGTTTGCTTTTCCTCTCAAAGACGAGGAAGTAATTGGTGACATCTGGCTGATTAGTTATGCTGATCGCGTTTTGAATGATTTAGAGATTCGGTTAGTAAAGCAAGTAATCAATCAATGTGTGATCGCCATTCGGCAAGCTCGTCTTTATGAAACTGCTCAAGCGCAAGTGAAAGAACTTCAGTGCCTCAATCAGCTAAAAGATGACTTTCTTAGTACAGTTTCTCACGAACTGCGGACTCCTCTAACAAATATGCTAATGGCAATTCAATTACTCGAACGATTTATGTCGCAAAATCTAATGTTGAGTCAAGAAAGTAGTGAATTATCGGATAATGTTAATAAATGCAATTCTTATTTGCAAATTCTTCACAGTGAATGTGATCGAGAAATTAATTTAGTTAATGATTTGTTAGATTTGCAACGTTTTGAAGCTAAAGAGCAGCGGATTAATATAATTTCTTTAAATTTCCAAGATTGGCTTTCTCAAGAAATTGAAGGATTCATGCTTCGGGTACAAAGTCACCGGCAAACATTTGAAGTGAACGTTGCTGATTCTTTACCCTTAGTTAGAATTGATCCACTTTCTCTTCAGAGGATTCTGACAGAACTGATTAACAACGCCTGTAAATATTCGCCTCCAGAAGCAAGTATTATCTTGATTGCTACGAAGAAGGAAGCATTTCCTCCAACTATTTGCCTGAGTGTTATCAACACTGGTGTTACAATTTCTCCAGATGAATTTGAGCGTGTTTTTGACAAGTTCTATCGAATTCCTAACGGAGATCCCTGGAACAAAGGGGGGACAGGGTTAGGTTTAGCACTGATTAAGCGTTTAGTTAAACTTTTTGGGGGTTCTATCTGGGTAACTAGTGAGGCAAACGAAACCTGTTTTACGGTGGAATTGCCGGCGGAATAG